Proteins encoded by one window of Blautia argi:
- a CDS encoding V-type ATP synthase subunit F yields the protein MYKIAVVGDYDSIYGFAALGLEIFPVADRKETEERLIALAESGYGIVYITEAAAAECEQIIGKFQERLLPAIIRIPGVFGNTGDGVQGVKDSVEQAVGSDILFSNN from the coding sequence ATGTATAAGATTGCAGTGGTAGGTGATTACGACAGTATTTACGGATTTGCCGCACTGGGTCTTGAGATTTTCCCGGTGGCAGACCGCAAGGAAACAGAAGAAAGATTGATTGCTCTGGCTGAAAGCGGATATGGGATTGTCTATATTACAGAGGCGGCAGCAGCAGAGTGTGAACAGATTATCGGGAAATTTCAGGAACGGCTTTTACCTGCGATTATCCGTATTCCGGGTGTGTTTGGGAATACGGGAGATGGCGTGCAGGGAGTAAAAGATTCGGTAGAACAGGCTGTTGGCTCTGATATTCTGTTCAGTAATAATTAG
- a CDS encoding alpha-amylase family glycosyl hydrolase yields MMAWYEEAVFYHMYPIGMTGAPRENRGEEVVHRFEALDKWIPYIADMGCTAIYIGPLFESSTHGYDTKDYKLVDRRLGDNEDFKRFVNKAHEAGIKVVVDGVFNHTGREFFAFQDIQKNREQSPYCSWYKGVNFGWNSPYNDGFGYEAWRNCFELVNLNLWEPAVREYLLEVIDFWIDTFDIDGIRLDCADCLEFSFMEEMRRRTGEKKADFWLMGEVIHGDYSRYIQDGQKMLHSVTNYELHKGLYSGHNDHNYFEIAHTIRREFDENGGIYKGMKLYSFVDNHDVDRIISKINIKDHIYPIYTLLFTLPGIPSVYYGSEWGIEGRKEGGNDNPLRPAVDVEEVLKQEKNSEILKWVQWLGNLHKKYRDCLAYGRYRELMLTNRQYAFARFTQEQGLVVAVNNDEQEANVSIPAPFENKVYINLETGEPIPVENGRISLCMKPAGSVLIEIRE; encoded by the coding sequence ATTATGGCATGGTATGAAGAGGCAGTGTTTTATCATATGTACCCAATCGGTATGACAGGCGCGCCCAGAGAAAACAGAGGGGAAGAGGTTGTACACAGATTTGAAGCGCTGGACAAATGGATTCCTTACATTGCGGATATGGGCTGCACCGCCATTTATATAGGACCGCTGTTCGAATCCAGCACCCACGGATATGACACAAAAGACTATAAGCTGGTGGACCGCAGACTGGGGGATAATGAAGACTTTAAGCGTTTTGTAAACAAGGCGCATGAGGCAGGAATTAAGGTTGTGGTCGATGGCGTATTTAATCACACGGGAAGAGAGTTTTTTGCCTTTCAGGATATTCAGAAAAACAGAGAACAATCCCCCTATTGCAGCTGGTACAAGGGTGTGAATTTTGGCTGGAACAGTCCTTACAATGATGGCTTTGGTTATGAGGCGTGGAGAAACTGCTTTGAACTGGTGAATCTGAATCTGTGGGAGCCTGCTGTGCGGGAATATCTTCTGGAAGTCATTGATTTCTGGATTGATACCTTTGATATTGACGGTATCCGGCTGGACTGCGCGGACTGCCTGGAGTTTTCCTTTATGGAAGAAATGAGAAGGAGAACCGGGGAGAAAAAGGCGGATTTCTGGCTTATGGGAGAGGTAATCCACGGAGATTACAGTCGTTATATTCAGGACGGTCAGAAAATGCTTCACAGCGTTACCAATTATGAACTGCACAAGGGGCTGTATTCCGGACACAATGACCACAATTACTTTGAAATTGCTCATACCATTCGCCGGGAATTTGATGAAAACGGCGGAATTTATAAGGGTATGAAGCTGTATTCCTTTGTGGATAACCATGATGTGGACAGAATCATCAGCAAAATTAACATAAAAGACCACATTTATCCGATTTACACGTTGCTGTTTACTCTTCCGGGAATTCCCTCTGTTTATTACGGCTCGGAATGGGGGATTGAGGGACGCAAAGAGGGTGGAAATGACAATCCCCTGCGTCCGGCAGTGGATGTAGAAGAGGTCTTAAAGCAGGAAAAGAATTCTGAGATTTTGAAATGGGTTCAGTGGCTTGGAAATCTGCATAAAAAGTATAGGGATTGTCTTGCTTACGGAAGATATCGGGAACTGATGCTGACAAACAGACAATATGCATTTGCCAGATTTACTCAGGAGCAGGGGCTTGTTGTTGCAGTGAACAATGATGAGCAGGAAGCAAATGTGAGCATTCCGGCACCATTTGAAAATAAGGTTTATATAAATCTGGAAACAGGAGAGCCGATACCTGTGGAAAATGGCAGAATTTCTCTTTGTATGAAGCCGGCAGGAAGTGTTCTCATAGAAATTCGGGAATAA
- a CDS encoding V-type ATP synthase subunit K → MSGVVYALLGAALAVILAGVGSAIGVGIAGQAASGVVTEDPSKFAKVLIMQLLPGTQGIYGLLVGFITLSKIGLLGGGLLELTKGEGLLVLCACLPIGIVGLISAYYQGKTSAAAIGIVAKKPEQFGKAMLFPAMVETYAILALLVSILSVTNLPF, encoded by the coding sequence ATGAGTGGAGTTGTTTACGCATTATTAGGAGCTGCATTAGCAGTTATTTTAGCAGGTGTAGGATCAGCAATCGGTGTTGGTATTGCAGGTCAGGCCGCATCAGGAGTTGTTACAGAAGATCCAAGTAAGTTTGCAAAGGTTTTGATTATGCAGCTTCTTCCAGGTACACAGGGTATTTACGGTCTGTTGGTAGGGTTTATTACACTTTCTAAAATCGGTCTTTTAGGCGGCGGTTTACTGGAACTGACCAAAGGCGAAGGACTTCTGGTACTGTGTGCATGCCTTCCAATTGGTATTGTAGGACTGATTTCTGCATACTATCAGGGAAAAACCTCTGCAGCAGCTATCGGTATTGTGGCTAAGAAACCGGAACAGTTCGGTAAAGCGATGCTTTTCCCGGCTATGGTTGAAACTTATGCGATTCTGGCTCTGCTGGTTTCCATTCTGTCCGTTACAAACCTTCCATTCTAA
- a CDS encoding TetR/AcrR family transcriptional regulator, which produces MRSTRVVIGMDNRAEILNAALDLFHARGYDAVGVQEIVDRAGVTKPTLYYYFGSKLGLLKSLLESGYKILEDGVLEAAGTNAGLPEVLYRVARVFFDFAATHEKFYLFMLALFYSGRENEAFQTVSPFIERYYRIIVGIFEKAAPQLGNMRGRQRLFAVGFTGILNHHIMTVSYGLSEDEEFEISNETTYEIVRQFLYGIYS; this is translated from the coding sequence ATGCGAAGTACAAGGGTGGTGATTGGAATGGACAACAGGGCAGAAATCTTAAATGCGGCGCTGGATTTATTTCATGCCAGAGGCTATGATGCCGTAGGCGTGCAGGAAATTGTAGACCGGGCGGGAGTGACAAAGCCAACGCTTTATTATTATTTTGGCAGTAAGCTAGGGCTTTTGAAAAGTCTGTTGGAAAGCGGTTATAAGATATTGGAGGACGGTGTTTTAGAAGCTGCCGGAACCAATGCCGGGCTGCCGGAGGTTTTGTACCGGGTTGCAAGGGTGTTTTTTGATTTTGCAGCGACCCATGAGAAATTTTATCTGTTTATGCTGGCTCTGTTTTATTCGGGAAGAGAAAATGAAGCTTTCCAGACGGTTTCGCCGTTTATTGAGCGCTATTACAGAATTATTGTAGGAATTTTTGAAAAGGCGGCTCCTCAGCTTGGCAACATGAGGGGAAGACAGCGGTTGTTTGCCGTGGGATTTACAGGAATTTTGAATCATCATATTATGACAGTAAGCTATGGTCTTTCTGAAGATGAAGAGTTTGAGATATCCAATGAAACCACATACGAAATTGTACGTCAGTTCTTATACGGAATTTATTCATAA
- the glgB gene encoding 1,4-alpha-glucan branching protein GlgB, with protein MGNNMKFTELDRYLFGQGTHYEIYKLFGAHPGTQRKKEGVFFAVWAPHAKAVSVVGDFNGWNPEVNVMKCDNDMGIYQLFIPKVREGDLYKYCITTQNGELLYKADPYGNYAEMRPGNASRVVNLEGFKWGDTTWLKNRQNFDPQKDAMSIYEVHPGSWKKHPAAHEDDPGFYNYREFAHALADYVKEMGYTHVELMGIAEHPFDGSWGYQVTGYYAPTSRYGTPEDFRYFVNYMHKNKIGVILDWVPAHFPKDAHGLADFDGTPTYEYADPRKGEHPDWGTKVFDYGKNEVKNFLIANALFWIQEFHIDGLRVDAVASMLYLDYGRENGQWVPNQYGENKNLEAIEFFRHLNSVVLGKHKGTVMIAEESTAWPMVTGKPEDGGLGFSLKWNMGWMHDFLEYMKLDPYFRKYNHHKMTFSTSYAYSENYVLVLSHDEVVHLKCSMINKMPGLGQDKFENLKAGYSYMIGHPGKKLLFMGQDFGQYQEWSEARELDWYLLGEESHQKLQNYVKALLAMYKKYPALYANDQNPQGLEWINADDASRSIYSFIRWSPTGRNNLLFVLNYTPVEREDYRVGVPKKKQYKLILNSKEPEFGGDVHKEQTVYKAVKKECDGREFSFAYPLPAYGVAVFQF; from the coding sequence ATGGGAAACAATATGAAATTTACAGAACTGGACAGATATTTGTTCGGGCAGGGGACACATTATGAGATTTACAAGCTTTTTGGAGCGCACCCGGGAACACAGAGGAAAAAAGAAGGCGTGTTCTTTGCCGTTTGGGCGCCCCATGCCAAAGCTGTGTCTGTGGTAGGGGATTTTAATGGCTGGAATCCGGAAGTAAACGTGATGAAATGTGATAATGATATGGGGATTTATCAGCTTTTTATTCCAAAGGTACGGGAAGGAGATTTGTATAAATACTGCATTACTACACAGAATGGTGAGTTATTATACAAGGCAGACCCTTATGGAAACTATGCGGAGATGCGTCCGGGAAATGCTTCCAGGGTTGTGAACCTGGAAGGATTCAAATGGGGGGATACTACATGGCTGAAAAACCGGCAGAATTTTGACCCGCAAAAGGACGCCATGTCTATTTATGAGGTACACCCGGGTTCCTGGAAAAAACACCCTGCAGCCCATGAAGACGACCCGGGCTTTTATAATTACCGGGAGTTTGCCCATGCTCTGGCAGATTATGTAAAGGAAATGGGCTATACCCATGTGGAACTTATGGGGATTGCAGAACACCCCTTTGACGGTTCCTGGGGATATCAGGTGACCGGGTACTATGCGCCGACTTCCAGATATGGAACGCCGGAGGATTTTCGGTATTTTGTAAATTATATGCATAAAAACAAAATCGGCGTAATTTTGGACTGGGTTCCCGCGCATTTTCCAAAGGACGCTCATGGTCTGGCAGATTTTGACGGAACTCCTACTTATGAATATGCAGACCCGCGGAAAGGGGAACACCCGGACTGGGGAACAAAGGTGTTTGATTATGGGAAGAATGAAGTGAAAAACTTTTTGATTGCCAATGCGCTGTTCTGGATTCAGGAATTCCATATTGACGGGCTTCGTGTAGACGCTGTGGCTTCCATGCTGTATTTGGATTACGGAAGGGAAAACGGTCAGTGGGTTCCCAATCAATATGGAGAGAATAAAAATCTGGAAGCCATTGAGTTTTTCCGCCACTTAAATTCCGTGGTTTTGGGTAAACATAAAGGAACCGTGATGATTGCAGAAGAATCTACAGCCTGGCCCATGGTAACGGGAAAGCCGGAGGACGGAGGTCTGGGATTCAGCCTGAAATGGAACATGGGCTGGATGCATGATTTTCTGGAATACATGAAGCTGGACCCCTATTTCAGAAAATACAATCATCATAAAATGACCTTTTCTACCTCTTATGCATACAGTGAAAACTATGTGCTGGTGCTTTCTCATGACGAGGTGGTGCATTTGAAATGTTCGATGATTAATAAGATGCCGGGTCTGGGACAGGATAAGTTTGAGAATTTGAAGGCAGGTTACTCCTATATGATTGGACATCCGGGAAAGAAGCTTTTGTTTATGGGACAGGACTTCGGACAGTATCAGGAGTGGAGCGAAGCCAGAGAGCTGGACTGGTATCTGCTGGGAGAAGAAAGTCACCAGAAGCTGCAGAATTATGTAAAGGCATTGCTTGCCATGTATAAGAAATATCCGGCGCTTTATGCCAATGACCAGAATCCTCAGGGACTGGAATGGATTAATGCAGACGATGCGTCAAGAAGTATTTACAGCTTTATCCGCTGGTCCCCTACAGGCAGAAACAATCTGCTGTTTGTGCTGAATTATACGCCGGTAGAGAGAGAAGATTACCGGGTAGGAGTGCCGAAGAAAAAGCAGTACAAGCTGATTTTAAACAGTAAGGAACCGGAATTTGGCGGTGATGTACATAAGGAACAGACGGTTTATAAGGCTGTGAAAAAGGAATGCGACGGAAGAGAGTTTTCCTTTGCTTATCCTCTGCCTGCTTATGGCGTAGCAGTCTTCCAGTTTTAA
- a CDS encoding V-type ATP synthase subunit E, whose translation MTGLEKMKSQILEEAKVSAKEILADAEKQAEAMKEKAKEEAEAVCREISQKSDEEVKAIEERAVSSCDLQRRKALLTAKQEIIAEVLASAYQTLLEADDETYFAMLRKMLHKFVLPQEGEICFSDEDLKRLPQGFEEEIQAIAKEKGGALALSKESRRVHGGFVLIYGGIEENCTFEAMFSSKRDELSDEVHRLLFLEA comes from the coding sequence ATGACTGGATTAGAAAAAATGAAAAGCCAGATTCTTGAAGAGGCGAAAGTTTCTGCGAAAGAGATTCTTGCAGATGCCGAAAAGCAGGCAGAAGCAATGAAAGAAAAAGCAAAAGAAGAAGCAGAAGCTGTGTGCAGAGAAATCTCCCAAAAGTCCGACGAAGAGGTAAAAGCCATTGAGGAGCGTGCCGTTTCTTCCTGTGATTTGCAGAGAAGAAAGGCGCTTCTGACTGCGAAACAGGAAATCATTGCAGAGGTGTTGGCGTCTGCGTACCAGACTTTGCTGGAGGCAGATGATGAAACCTATTTTGCAATGCTCCGGAAAATGCTGCATAAATTTGTGCTGCCTCAGGAAGGAGAAATCTGTTTTTCAGATGAGGATTTAAAGAGATTGCCACAGGGCTTTGAAGAAGAGATTCAGGCAATTGCAAAAGAAAAAGGCGGTGCGCTGGCACTTTCAAAGGAAAGCCGGAGAGTGCATGGCGGATTTGTCCTTATCTATGGTGGAATTGAAGAAAACTGTACCTTTGAGGCAATGTTCAGTTCCAAGAGAGATGAACTTTCAGATGAAGTTCACCGTTTATTATTTTTAGAAGCATAA
- a CDS encoding V-type ATP synthase subunit D codes for MASTQVTPTRMELTRLKKKLVTAVKGHKLLKDKRDELMRQFLDLVRENMALRQKVEKGILSANKNFVIAKAGMSEQILNTALMAPKQEVYLEADKRNVMSVDIPVFHTKTRTADANDIYSYGFAFTSGDLDGAVKSLADILPDMLRLAEVEKSCQLMAAEIEKTRRRVNALEHVIIPETRQNIKYITMKLDENERSTQIRLMKVKDMMLEEAHHYKEKNM; via the coding sequence TTGGCATCTACGCAGGTAACTCCTACCCGAATGGAACTCACCCGCCTGAAAAAGAAGCTGGTTACGGCTGTCAAGGGTCATAAACTCTTAAAGGATAAGCGAGATGAGCTTATGCGCCAGTTTCTGGATTTGGTAAGAGAAAATATGGCTCTGCGCCAGAAGGTGGAAAAAGGGATTTTGTCGGCAAATAAGAACTTTGTTATTGCAAAGGCAGGCATGTCTGAACAGATTTTAAACACAGCCTTAATGGCGCCAAAGCAGGAGGTGTATCTGGAGGCAGATAAGAGAAATGTTATGAGTGTGGATATTCCGGTTTTCCATACAAAGACCAGAACCGCAGACGCAAATGATATTTATTCTTATGGTTTTGCCTTTACCTCCGGGGATTTGGACGGTGCAGTGAAATCTCTTGCCGACATTCTGCCGGATATGTTAAGGCTTGCAGAGGTGGAAAAATCCTGTCAGCTTATGGCAGCGGAAATCGAGAAGACAAGGCGGCGTGTCAATGCGCTGGAACATGTGATTATTCCGGAAACCCGGCAGAATATTAAATATATCACCATGAAGCTGGACGAAAATGAGAGAAGTACCCAGATTCGTCTGATGAAGGTGAAGGATATGATGCTGGAAGAAGCGCATCATTATAAAGAAAAGAATATGTAA